The nucleotide window GTATCTGCTATAGTAGTGTCCTACTTTAGTCTGACAGTACAACGTCCTCTTCGGGCAAGGGGGAGGCTAGAGCCATCCACTTATCAGCCACCCAGCCCATATGGACTAGGTGACAGTATTGTGTGACCCGAACATGGTAGGTATATCCTCGACCAATCACTATAACAGTAATGTAGTTCAccgactactagtagtataccCCTTCTCGATGCCACCCCAGTATGGGGGTATCTACGGTGGCGCCTATGGTCTGATCTCCATCCCTTTTGACACCCAACCAATATCCAAATTTTACAAAACAGTCACATGAGCACGAACCCAGCAGCTTATGGGCCCAGAGCATATACTATTCCTCCCTTACTTGTCCCGTCAAAGTACCATAGTAAGGGACATCCCACATCAGGAACCACAATCATTCGCTGGAATGTTTCTCCGGACGAACTAAACCAGGAAACGACTAGTTAGACATCTCGGGACTGCTGCATCTAACAAAACTAAGTAGATAGCCACAATGATGATCTTGTTTAATTCCTGCGTTTCAGATCTACCTCGCCTAACTCCCCCGAGACCGACGCCAGTGGCGAAACAACCTACGTGGTTTTTGATCCTAATACCTGCCAGTTAAGGCTTGGCTGAAGATAGAATTCAGCCTGTGCGGCGCTTGGCTTGCCTAGTGGGAAGTACTTTGCCGAGTTGAAAGTACCGTGTGCCTTGATTTGATCTATATGTGTTGAAACTATATGTGAGGACCAATTGAAAAGAACTAAGGATGATGGTAGCATTGGCTTGGTTTTTCAGACCCCGAGAGACGAGATAAATCCCGATGGTAAATAATGGTTATACAGCGGCGGGGAGAGCGATGGGTTGATGCTAAATGTTAGTACTAACGTGCTTGTAACATGATCTAACTTATAAACAAAGAAATATGTAAACTTGGATCTTGTCAGGATGTTTCCCATCATACCTCTAGCTCTGGCCGTATGGTGTCTTAAATTAGACCTTGTTATACTACTCTATACCTCTTCTCGTGATttgaacaacaacaaacgaCACCGAAGTCAGATATATGGTTATGAGTGGACTTCGCATCCCATCATTGATTATCTGGTAACCTAGCTGCTACTATCAACTAAGTATCAATAGTAGAATGGTCAAAACTTAGCATCTATATGTATAAATAGATGACCCCGATACCGAGTATTCCTTACAAAGAATAAACATGATAGATCAGAGGCAGAAACAAGTTGTTGACTGCTTCAACAGTGGAATGATATTCTGATGttatttttccttctctcatGGTAATAACAAGCAGCTTCCATATAATATGTAGACATATAGACTGACCCTAAGATCAAGTTGGCACAGgaaatactactacataaTCCTCTCAACCAAAACCACACCAGTTCCCCCAATCAGGGGAATCATAGATTGTCATGATCCCAGCATCATATTATTCACATCCGATAAACACCCAGCAATGCATTTATCAATAGGAAGTGTTTAGCCCTATCTATATTAGAAGTacataatcatcatctccatcatcatcatcactcctgTGGGAATCGCATAGTCCTTACCTTACTACCTACTCACTACCCAATATGTACGCGCCATATGCATACTTCCCACTTAAATCAGACACAAACATAAgaccatctttctttctttctttctttctttctttctttctttctttctttctttctttctttctttctttctttctttctttctttctttcttttcctttattCAATATCCACACAGCGATTATCCAAGCAACAAGTATATTCATCTGTCTACATTTATAGTGCGTCTACATCAAAGAAAcatagaagaaaaaaaaggtctCATAACTCATCTGTCACTTCTCATCTGTCACTTTTTCCAGCAAACAAGTTGTCAATTCTACATTACTCGCTCTCATCTTATCTAACTCAGCGATGACTGATCAGTCTGATTTCAAAAACATAGTACTACTTCAGTGTTACTATGTATCTATCTGTCTGTCTATTCTAAACAGAAGGATTTGCATACGGagaaatagtatatagtatattccCTAGTTCTTTGTTAGTTTACTAGCTCCTTGCTGTCCCGGCTAAGATCCAAATACTGAGCATTGAGCTTCCAAGGCAACTGATAAATATCGAATGCTTCGGGTAGTGCATGAGTGAGTGGTATTTGGTATGCCCTCGAGTATGTAACGGAATTTTTCAAATATGTATTCCCTCTTTCATTGTCTCTCAGTTGGATGGTGAGGTTTGATTCTTTTGTTTTACATAGTAGTGTAGTACTGGAGTGGCAAGTTATATCATAGATGAGTTCTTTATGGTGTTGTGTTGTTTTTGAATTTTAcaactatttatatatccaGTTTTCTCTATTATCGTTGGCCAGTGAAAGTGATACTAGTATTGGTTCATGTGGATGGTTGTATTAGACCTGCCGGTCTGCTGATCTATTCTGTGTATTTACATTGCTTGTGAATATTGGTGGGCATGTTTCCATTGGGTAGAACAGGGCCTATTTAGTAATCTTAGAGAAGTAGTTGACAGGTTCTTCAATTTCGAGATACTAAACTGGTAAGAACATCAAAGTGGCAAGCAAGACATCATAGCTAAATTACAAGTACTTGATCAGACAATTGTCAATTTGTTGATACTAATGCTCGGGCGAATTCATAACATGAGATCGTAATAGCCGCCCACGGTGAGGATAGAATAGCAGACCGGAGTAGATGCACAATATTAGATAGACGTCAGGAATGGCCTCAATGAAGGAGTTTCGTAGCAAGGTTGTGCCCACACGCCCTGCGTAGCTGGCTTATGACAGCATCTGAAGTCAGCTTGTGGAGTACCAATACTTGAAATTTAGACCATATTAGCAGACATCAATTCGAATTGCATGTTCAGCTTTGGGGGCTAGGGCATATGGTGTTGTGCTGTTCTCAGAATGCAATAGCTCTCCCGCCACGAAACACATCCTGAACCTGCCGCTGTACCTTCTCAAACCGCATATAAGCGCAGGATTCACTCTCAAGGTGGTTGAACAGAGCAGCTATGGTAATAAACTGCTTCCTACACTTCGCATTCGGACAATGATACAGCTTCTGCTTGTGCACAGGCGAATTGAGATGTTGATTGAGTGCGGTCAAAGTGTTGAATTCCCGATGACACAAGTAGCACTCCCAGTAATCACCGTTGTAAGCACGGGAATTCGCCTTGTATTGAATGTTGTCATCCTCGTTCCATTCAAGCAGCTTCCTTGTAATGACGCCCTGGGTGTCACGACTGCGAACAAATTTGTAGATAGTCTCGCGATTGAGGCCTACAGCACGCTTGCAGGAGCCGGTTTCAAGGTGGTGGGCAGCACCAGTGGCCGTAGTAAAAGCGGCGTTGCAGAAAGGACAGAGGACGTCTTGACCGCGGTGAATCTTCGAATTCAGGTGCTACAGGCGAAGTCTGAGTTCAATTACAATGTTGGAAGATATAGAAGGCCTTACCATCTTGAGGTTGTTCGCAGTATCGAAACGCCGGTTACAGGGGTGACAGTAGTTTTTGTAATGGGACTTGGCCCGCATATGCTGTTCAGCAGCACCTTCCGTATGGAACATTTGTGTGCAAGTCTCACATGGCCATGTTGGAGCCCAATGGTCCATTGCATTCATGTGCTGATCCGCTGACGTCTGGTTGTAGAACTTCCTTCCGCATGTCTCGCAAGGGATCTTGGGAGCGTGGTGTCCATTGTCATCCATATGTTCCTCCACTTCCCATTGGGTCAAGAATTGGTCATCACACGTTTCGCATTCGTACCGCACGCCCCAATGGCCCGTGTCGCTCATATGCTGGCGACAGGCATACCAGCTGTTAAAGTAGCGGGGGCACGTTTCACAGTCGTACATTGTGGGCTGTAGAGGAGCGAACAATGTTGCCTCAAGGGTGGAGGGGCAGGGACCAAGAACCACTGATGCACCAAGTGAATACTTGAGTGAACCAAGCTAGGAAACTATAAGCACCTGATCTGCAACCTTATCAGAGGGTGCAACGAGAGCGATCGAAATAGAGGTTCAGACAAATCAATGATCTAATGGTGAGtgaatgatggagatgagggggGTGAGTTCCGCTACGATCGATCTATCAATCTTCAGCATGCCCCTTGCAGGGATGTTGAGCAGCGACGACGGACATGCATTTGTAAGTGTACTGTCTTTATATAGGTAATCAGAAGTGTAGGCACCATGCGTACAATCAACTCATCTATATCTACCGCATTGGAGATGTAAACAAACATCAAACATCTGGTCGGTGAGACCCGCTGGCAGCTGTCATTCTTCGGAGACAGCCAGTTACCGCCCATAAACCACTTTTTTGAAGCTCCCGCCTAAATCGGTCCGTTGGCTCATTGGTTGAGTTTGGAAAACCGGAGGTTGTGGGTTCGAGTCCCATGTAGATCGTTTCCATTGGTCTATTGGCTCAATGGTAGAGCGCCGGTCTCCTATGACGGTTCCGGTTTTTTGCTTCAGACTCTTGCTGATTCTGTCCACCCTCACCGGCATGAGTGCTTGACATTGGGGTCTTTAAGGTATCTTCGGGGAGGTGGAATAGAGCTGATGCGTTGCCCCTTCAGTCTTGATGCGAGTGCCAGTGTAACGCCATAGTTTAGGGTGCAATTGCCGTGCATATTTCCGAGCCGTGTCACCACCGTGCCGATTGAATAGAGTGCTGAATTTAGGATCTCTATTGCTACAAACCTCAACTATTTATCATCTTGGCAACCTTGTTGGTCAACTCCAACGTCTACAGCGAGTATGGTTAAACCCACAACAAGCCCATTATGCCTAGCTATTGAGTGGGGACGGTAATCACACCGACAGCAGCTTGCCCGCATGCGCCTTGCCGGCGAGTTGTGACTGGTTTGTTGATTGAAGAGCGGATCACTCAACGGGATCGAGAATGGTACCACCCTTCTTTGTTTATCCAAAGCCATCTCTAGACCCTAGAGCAGAAGAAAGTTCCGAGCCACGGTAACCATGAATGGAAGGTCTTGCTCTGCTGATCACCCACCAGTTCACCTGGTGAGATGATAACTTTCCCAATAGCCGCCCAATGCAATAGACTGTCTGGCACCTACGCATGCTTCAACCACGATAGATGATGACGCAGCCAAAGGGACAGTTATCAAGAGAGGAAGATTTGATAcataactactagtactggtGAGAAGAGGATAGTAAATAGTGATGATGCAAACGATGAGCTGGTATATGAGGGTTGGAATGCATGCAGTCATGGATAACGATTGATTCAGTGGGTGCCGGGCCAAAAGCGGGGCATTCCGGATGCGACGATCACCTGACCCATCTCCAGCCGCTAGCGATGGCCTAAGGCCACTTCCCGAGGCCGCGCCGTCGAGATAACAGCTGGAGAGgatccccttcccccatcctccatcctccgATAAGGAATGCCCCCAACTCACACGTCATCGCCCGTTGTTGCCGCCGCAAGGCCAGTTGTCGCATAACCTCTGCTGATCACCCACCAGTTCACCTGGTGAGATGATACGAATTATCAATGAGAAGGCAAACAATATATAGAAAACAGAAAGTCCGAGTTTCAACGGGTTCTATTTCAGGAACACGGCTACGGTCTGGATTGGATCGGGCTGAGATACCGACTGGTGGCGTCAGTGGCGGGTACGGACGGAGTCGTCCTGTCCGCTCGTAGACGCTTCCCCCGGACTGATATCAGCCCCCGGCAACCAACTAACTTCGATTCCCCTCCCATGGCAGCAGCAAGTGCCTACCATATGGGATCAGGCTTTGCCTGTGGTTCTAAGTTTTGCAGACAGAATTTTCGTATGCGTTACCACTCTTTCCCGTAGTTGTAAACCCAATAATCGGTGGCTGCCGTGGGAGCCTGAGT belongs to Aspergillus luchuensis IFO 4308 DNA, chromosome 3, nearly complete sequence and includes:
- a CDS encoding C2H2-type zinc finger protein (COG:S;~EggNog:ENOG410PN33;~InterPro:IPR036236,IPR022755,IPR013087;~PFAM:PF13912,PF12171,PF12874), with protein sequence MYDCETCPRYFNSWYACRQHMSDTGHWGVRYECETCDDQFLTQWEVEEHMDDNGHHAPKIPCETCGRKFYNQTSADQHMNAMDHWAPTWPCETCTQMFHTEGAAEQHMRAKSHYKNYCHPCNRRFDTANNLKMHLNSKIHRGQDVLCPFCNAAFTTATGAAHHLETGSCKRAVGLNRETIYKFVRSRDTQGVITRKLLEWNEDDNIQYKANSRAYNGDYWECYLCHREFNTLTALNQHLNSPVHKQKLYHCPNAKCRKQFITIAALFNHLESESCAYMRFEKVQRQVQDVFRGGRAIAF